One region of Terriglobales bacterium genomic DNA includes:
- a CDS encoding ABC transporter permease, with amino-acid sequence MLRDLLTESIDAMKFNRRRTALTMLGMAWGIATVVLLLAYGSGFERAIEAIFSNFGTKLIGVFPGRTSLQAGGAKAGQQIRFKMEDIDRLRTNVALIKRISPAYWKQGKIARDSRNYEWSVAAVGPPFQQIRNFTVDSGRFFNQEEVNQRARVVVLGSDAKTKLFSGVYPLGESVRIDGLSFEVVGVMKPKMQEGNNDDINTQVYIPYTTMSDLRNTEYVDGIWIDYEGMEYEKVETQIRTVLGQAHSFNPTDKRAIFVANILKDLTQFHIITAGLKILLAFIGTLTLGIGGVGLMNIMLVSVQQRTREIGTLKALGARRRSILVQFLAEALTITALGGVLGILLAYLVSFGVGTLTLYSAIAKNAEAGDIRLLISPMSLVVSTIILGLVGIVSGMLPAIKAARLDPIEALRYE; translated from the coding sequence ATGCTGCGCGATCTGCTCACCGAATCCATCGACGCGATGAAGTTCAACCGGCGGCGCACCGCGCTGACCATGCTGGGAATGGCGTGGGGCATCGCGACGGTGGTGCTGCTGCTGGCCTACGGGTCGGGATTCGAGCGCGCGATCGAGGCCATCTTCTCGAACTTTGGGACGAAGCTGATCGGGGTGTTCCCGGGGCGGACGTCGCTGCAGGCAGGCGGGGCGAAGGCGGGGCAGCAGATCCGCTTCAAGATGGAAGACATCGACCGGCTGCGGACGAACGTGGCGCTGATCAAGCGGATCTCGCCGGCGTACTGGAAGCAGGGGAAGATCGCGCGCGATTCGCGCAACTATGAATGGTCGGTGGCGGCGGTGGGGCCGCCGTTCCAGCAGATCCGGAACTTCACGGTGGATTCCGGGCGCTTCTTCAACCAGGAAGAGGTGAACCAGCGGGCGCGCGTGGTGGTGCTGGGGTCGGACGCGAAGACCAAGCTGTTCAGCGGCGTGTATCCGCTGGGCGAGTCCGTGCGCATCGACGGGCTGAGCTTCGAGGTGGTCGGCGTGATGAAGCCGAAGATGCAGGAAGGGAACAACGACGACATCAACACGCAGGTGTACATCCCGTACACGACGATGAGCGACCTGCGGAACACGGAGTACGTGGACGGGATCTGGATCGACTACGAAGGCATGGAGTACGAGAAGGTGGAGACGCAGATCCGGACCGTGCTGGGGCAGGCGCACAGCTTCAATCCGACGGACAAGCGCGCCATCTTCGTGGCCAACATCCTGAAGGACCTGACGCAGTTCCACATCATCACGGCGGGGTTGAAGATCCTGCTGGCGTTCATCGGGACGCTGACGCTGGGGATCGGCGGGGTGGGGCTGATGAACATCATGCTGGTGTCGGTGCAGCAGCGGACGCGGGAGATCGGGACGCTGAAAGCGCTGGGCGCGCGGCGGCGGTCCATCCTGGTGCAGTTCCTGGCGGAGGCGCTCACCATCACGGCGCTGGGCGGCGTGCTGGGCATCCTGCTGGCGTACCTGGTTTCGTTCGGCGTGGGGACGCTGACGCTGTACAGCGCGATCGCGAAGAACGCGGAGGCGGGCGACATCCGGCTGCTGATCTCGCCGATGTCGCTGGTGGTCTCGACCATCATCCTGGGGTTGGTGGGGATCGTGAGCGGGATGCTGCCGGCGATCAAGGCCGCGCGGCTGGACCCGATCGAAGCGCTGCGCTACGAGTAG
- a CDS encoding ABC transporter permease: MRALLDIFGQTLRTLWAHKLRSFLTMFGIAWGVFSLLLLVGLGEGFRTGNKKQLAQIGENIMFFFGGRIPAAEGSHTASRTYQPTYQDYLTIKNHAKTVGEISPVLNRGDIKVIYESESTNGQVFGVTANYDRIRYMPIDSGRWINEADDDDHHYVVVLGNELYKNLFKGAPALGQTILLNGYRFTVIGTVKKMRGESSATDMRAFIPFNIMREHFPLKDAEKPDSITYLNFQPKDVNDHAAARREVRVLVGQNHGGGIDPDEDDYWFDWDTADSVETIGKIFDAMNKFLGSVGLITLVLGAIGVINIMLVAVTERTKEIGLRKALGATNRSILTQFFIEGAFLTTLSGGIGIFLAWAIMAALGTLPAPPGFDPPTLVPSSAALALISLSVAGVVAGLYPARKAALLTPVEALRQE, from the coding sequence ATGCGCGCGCTATTGGACATCTTCGGGCAGACGCTTCGCACCCTGTGGGCGCACAAGCTGCGCTCGTTCCTCACCATGTTCGGGATCGCGTGGGGAGTGTTCTCGCTGCTGCTGCTGGTGGGGCTGGGCGAGGGCTTCCGCACGGGCAACAAGAAGCAACTGGCGCAGATCGGGGAGAACATCATGTTCTTCTTCGGCGGGCGCATCCCGGCGGCGGAGGGCAGCCACACCGCGAGCCGGACCTACCAACCGACCTACCAGGACTACCTGACGATCAAGAACCATGCCAAGACGGTGGGCGAGATCTCGCCGGTGCTGAACCGGGGCGACATCAAGGTGATCTACGAGAGCGAGAGCACCAACGGCCAGGTGTTCGGAGTGACGGCGAACTATGACCGCATCCGCTACATGCCGATCGACAGCGGGCGCTGGATCAACGAAGCCGACGACGACGACCACCACTACGTGGTGGTGCTGGGCAATGAGCTGTACAAGAACCTGTTCAAGGGCGCGCCGGCGCTGGGGCAGACCATCCTGCTGAACGGGTATCGCTTCACCGTGATCGGGACAGTGAAGAAGATGCGAGGCGAGTCGAGCGCGACCGACATGCGCGCGTTCATCCCGTTCAACATCATGCGGGAGCACTTTCCGCTGAAGGACGCGGAGAAGCCGGACTCGATCACCTACCTCAACTTCCAGCCGAAGGACGTGAACGATCACGCGGCGGCGCGGCGCGAAGTGCGCGTGCTGGTGGGGCAGAACCACGGCGGGGGCATCGACCCCGACGAAGACGACTACTGGTTCGACTGGGACACGGCCGACAGCGTGGAGACGATCGGGAAGATCTTCGACGCGATGAACAAGTTCCTGGGGAGCGTGGGGCTGATCACGCTGGTGCTGGGGGCGATCGGCGTGATCAACATCATGCTGGTGGCGGTGACGGAGCGGACGAAGGAGATCGGGCTGCGCAAGGCGCTGGGGGCGACGAACCGCAGCATCCTGACGCAGTTCTTCATCGAGGGCGCGTTCCTGACGACCTTGAGCGGAGGGATCGGGATCTTCCTGGCGTGGGCGATCATGGCCGCGCTGGGGACGCTGCCGGCGCCTCCGGGATTCGATCCGCCGACACTGGTGCCGTCCTCGGCGGCGCTGGCGCTGATCTCGCTGTCGGTCGCCGGCGTGGTCGCCGGGCTGTATCCGGCGCGGAAGGCCGCGCTGCTGACGCCGGTCGAGGCACTGCGACAGGAGTAG